From a single Sorghum bicolor cultivar BTx623 chromosome 5, Sorghum_bicolor_NCBIv3, whole genome shotgun sequence genomic region:
- the LOC8074325 gene encoding disease resistance protein RPM1 — translation MAEAVVGVLIGKLGVALANQAAAYGASLLCKEASALKGLFGEIHKAKEELVSMKAYLHESEKFKDTDETTGIFINKIRELSFQIEDVVDEFVYKLEDDKHGGFAAKMKKRIKHVKVWHRLAHKLRDINVELEEAAKRRARYVIPRMHGQAGRGDHHAGSTNQNLCLAREDDVVGTEHNAEKLKQWLLGDLKEKNYKIATVWGMGGVGKTTLVDHVYKIVKLDFDAAAWVTVSQSYQVEDLLKRIAREFGIITDATNMEIRTLVEIIRKHLEGKRYILVLDDVWEKDVWINNIMEVFPTNCTSRFVLTSRKFDVASLAASNCRIELKPLGDQHSWELFCKAAFRNSDDKRCPSELQDLAAKFLQKCEGLPIAIACIGRLLSFKQPTHSDWDSVYKELELQSTNNVIQGVDSILRVSLEDLPYELKNCFLHCAMFPEDYELKRRRLIRHWITSGFIKEKENKTLEQVAEGYLNDLVNRSLLQVVLKNAAERVQCCRMHDVIRHLALGKAATECFGKVYEGRGTFSVDGTRRLSINSTSIVSLNPSGVTHLRGIYVFTSSVDIDLLRPILASVTLLSTLDLQGTEIKILPNEVFSLFNLRFLGFRNTQIEVLPEAIGRLQNLEVLDALDTCLLSLPKDVAKLKKLRYIYASASVNEGSLWRYRGVKVPRGIIKNLPGLHALQKVKASSEILSDVTALTDLRTFAVDDLTSEHALILRSALMNMRNLVHLTITMSNENEVLPLEQLSLPETLSKLELIGQLEKKRMPDQILSSWLHLNYLTHLWLMFSKLDENSFPSLLVLHNLCSLYLFKAYDGKTLCFSSRSFPRLRKLQIEVAPQLSQVEIEEDALGSVVELWFSLCPELKQLPHGIEYLRTLDELYFERASDELIKILRQEGEAKECKEELMKISHIRRVRFSATGEDFWQRIVTREGNAFAG, via the coding sequence ATGGCAGAGGCTGTTGTGGGAGtgctcatcggcaagctcggTGTGGCATTGGCAAACCAGGCAGCAGCCTATGGTGCATCCCTGCTTTGCAAGGAAGCTTCTGCTCTCAAGGGTCTCTTTGGCGAGATCCACAAAGCCAAGGAGGAGCTAGTGAGCATGAAAGCCTACTTGCATGAGTCAGAGAAGTTCAAGGATACCGACGAGAccactggcatcttcatcaaCAAGATTCGGGAACTATCATTCCAGATTGAGGATGTTGTCGATGAGTTCGTGTACAAGCTTGAGGATGACAAGCATGGAGGATTTGCAGCCAAGATGAAGAAGAGGATCAAGCATGTCAAGGTTTGGCACCGTCTAGCACACAAGCTCCGTGATATCAATGTCGAGCTTGAAGAAGCTGCAAAAAGGAGGGCACGTTATGTCATCCCAAGAATGCACGGACAGGCTGGGAGGGGTGATCATCATGCAGGATCCACCAATCAAAATTTGTGTCTTGCAAGGGAAGACGATGTAGTGGGTACTGAACATAATGCAGAAAAGCTTAAACAGTGGCTACTAGGTGATCTGAAAGAAAAGAACTACAAAATAGCCACAGTGTGGGGAATGggtggtgtaggtaaaactacTTTAGTTgaccatgtctacaagattgtgaaacttgattttgatGCTGCAGCCTGGGTAACTGTGTCACAGAGTTACCAAGTTGAAGACTTGCTAAAGAGGATTGCAAGAGAGTTTGGCATCATAACTGATGCCACCAACATGGAAATTAGAACCTTGGTTGAGATCATCCGGAAACATCTTGAAGGTAAAAGGTATATCTTGGTTCTAGATgatgtttgggaaaaggatgtaTGGATTAACAATATCATGGAAGTCTTTCCAACTAATTGTACCAGCCGATTTGTTCTCACATCAAGAAAGTTTGATGTTGCATCATTGGCAGCTAGTAATTGCAGAATTGAGCTGAAACCTCTAGGAGATCAGCACTCTTGGGAGTTATTCTGCAAAGCAGCTTTTCGGAATAGTGATGACAAAAGGTGCCCGTCAGAGTTACAGGATTTGGCTGCAAAGTTCTTACAAAAGTGTGAAGGCTTGCCTATTGCCATTGCATGCATAGGCCGTCTATTGTCTTTCAAACAACCAACACATTCTGACTGGGATAGTGTGTACAAGGAGTTAGAATTGCAGTCCACTAATAATGTGATCCAAGGTGTCGACAGTATCCTAAGAGTAAGCTTGGAGGACCTTCCATATGAACTAAAGAATTGCTTCTTACATTGTGCAATGTTTCcagaggattatgaattgaagaggcGAAGATTAATTAGGCACTGGATTACTTCTGGATTCATCAAAGAAAAGGAGAATAAAACACTAGAACAAGTGGCAGAGGGATACTTGAATGATCTTGTAAATCGAAGCTTACTACAAGTTGTGTTGAAGAATGCAGCTGAACGAGTGCAGTGTTGCCGAATGCATGATGTTATCCGCCATCTTGCCCTTGGCAAAGCAGCAACAGAATGTTTCGGTAAAGTTTATGAGGGCCGTGGGACATTTTCGGTAGATGGAACACGTAGACTGTCAATAAATAGCACCAGTATTGTGTCATTGAATCCATCTGGTGTGACACATCTCCGTGGAATCTATGTTTTTACTAGTTCTGTTGATATTGATTTGCTGAGACCTATCCTTGCATCCGTAACATTGTTGTCAACATTAGATCTGCAAGGTACTGAAATCAAGATCCTTCCTAATGAGGTCTTCAGCTTGTTTAATCTGCGTTTCTTGGGTTTTCGAAATACTCAAATTGAGGTTCTACCAGAAGCCATTGGAAGATTGCAAAACTTAGAAGTATTGGATGCTTTAGACACTTGCCTACTATCTTTACCAAAGGATGTGGCAAAATTGAAGAAGCTTAGGTACATATATGCATCGGCAAGCGTCAATGAAGGATCTCTTTGGCGTTACCGAGGAGTAAAGGTGCCTAGGGGCATAATAAAGAACCTGCCAGGACTGCATGCTCTGCAAAAGGTTAAAGCTAGCTCAGAAATTCTATCTGATGTTACAGCTTTGACAGATTTACGAACATTTGCCGTTGATGATCTGACCAGTGAGCACGCGTTAATCTTACGTAGTGCGCTCATGAACATGAGGAATCTTGTGCATTTGACAATTACTATGTCAAATGAAAATGAAGTCCTACCATTGGAACAACTTAGTTTACCAGAGACTCTTTCTAAACTTGAATTGATAGGGCAGCTGGAAAAGAAACGGATGCCTGATCAGATTCTCTCTTCCTGGTTGCACCTGAACTATCTCACTCATCTATGGTTGATGTTCTCCAAACTTGATGAGAACTCATTTCCTAGCCTCCTAGTGTTGCATAATTTATGCTCACTTTACCTTTTTAAGGCTTACGATGGAAAGACATTATGCTTCTCTTCGCGGTCATTTCCTAGACTGAGAAAACTACAAATAGAGGTTGCTCCTCAGCTCAGCCAAGTAGAAATAGAAGAAGATGCACTGGGAAGCGTCGTTGAGCTATGGTTTTCATTGTGCCCAGAACTGAAGCAGCTCCCTCATGGCATTGAGTACCTTAGGACGCTTGATGAATTATATTTTGAACGTGCTTCTGATGAGCTTATAAAGATCCTTAGGCAGGAAGGTGAAGCAAAAGAATGCAAGGAAGAGCTAATGAAGATTAGCCACATTAGAAGGGTTCGTTTTAGTGCAACTGGGGAAGACTTTTGGCAAAGAATTGTAACCAGAGAAGGGAATGCATTCGCTGGCTGA
- the LOC110435491 gene encoding uncharacterized protein LOC110435491, protein MDNREWMYTGRRSQSDFTTEWMMKTNDFLELAFGECAKGAILVLCPYNICANRKMKNKVDMGKHILKNGFVPNYTRWVYHGEAHRLREEVVRPRVEHFDADAGVADMLDDFHEAQYAEGRTEVEMEATTKAFYEMMSSAQKSLHEHTTVSQLDAIGRLMGFKSECSMSREHFDGLLTVIGSLLPDGHILPKSMYDSQKLLRALKMPYDQIHACPKRCILFRKEHKDAKYCAKCKSSRYLEVDSGDVQNRQLSIRVKILRFFPCIPRLQRMYMTEELASICHGTRMANVTILISRYIRLMVKHGPTLMAFTMTKLKSLVMYVLR, encoded by the coding sequence ATGGATAACCGTGAGTGGATGTACACGGGCCGCAGAAGTCAGAGTGATTTCACCACTGAATGGATGATGAAGACCAATGATTTCTTAGAACTAGCATTTGGCGAGTGTGCTAAAGGAGCGATTCTAGTTTTATGTCCCTACAATATATGTGCAAACAGAAAAATGAAAAACAAGGTGGACATGGGTAAACATATTTTGAAGAATGGGTTCGTGCCGAACTATACTCGGTGGGTGTACCATGGTGAAGCCCATCGCCTTAGAGAGGAGGTGGTGAGACCCCGCGTGGAGCATTTTGATGCTGATGCAGGGGTAGCAGACATGTTAGATGACTTTCATGAAGCTCAGTACGCCGAAGGACGTACTGAGGTAGAGATGGAGGCAACTACAAAGGCGTTCTACGAGATGATGTCTTCTGCACAGAAATCCCTTCATGAGCACACAACGGTTTCTCAACTAGATGCCATTGGACGCTTAATGGGGTTCAAGTCTGAGTGTAGCATGAGTCGAGAACACTTCGACGGTTTGCTTACCGTGATTGGTAGCCTCCTGCCTGATGGCCACATTCTCCCAAAGAGCATGTACGATTCACAGAAACTCCTTCGTGCACTCAAGATGCCATATGATCAGATACATGCTTGTCCGAAGAGGTGCATTTTATTTAGGAAAGAACACAAGGATGCAAAATACTGTGCAAAGTGTAAATCCTCTAGGTACTTGGAGGTAGACTCTGGTGATGTCCAGAATAGACAACTTTCGATCCGTGTGAAAATCCTGAGGTTCTTTCCATGCATACCGAGGCTTCAACGGATGTACATGACCGAGGAATTGGCGAGCATATGTCATGGCACAAGAATGGCAAACGTTACAATCCTGATAAGCCGGTACATCCGTCTGATGGTGAAGCATGGACCCACTTTGATGGCATTCACCATGACAAAGCTAAAGAGCCTCGTAATGTACGTGTTGCGCTAG
- the LOC110435859 gene encoding uncharacterized protein LOC110435859, giving the protein MQWRDDAVQADPQRQKGTRGSREPATPLLSPGDLGTGRSWPAGDPAAACRRRAGGTQTPDAQPMPSARKVVMASVGIARTAGSPQSRPHREDGVEQRPAGMGAAGCFGRGGVARRAVAARRGRARAARRPGVAARPGDSAGAARPGGGSAAARQWPRGAGGQGQRGGRATRRSRAVAGAGGADNCTKFDDIYTKHIDINTRLSNFAEDCSVLNAAAEVKHEEETLATSLKIATRATMENTGCDFIMS; this is encoded by the exons ATGCAGTGGCGAGATGACGCGGTGCAGGCAGATCCGCAA CGGCAGAAGGGAACAAGGGGCAGCCGTGAGCCTGCGACCCCTCTCCTATCGCCTGGTGATCTGGGCACTGGCCGCAGCTGGCCGGCTGGAGACCCTGCCGCAGCTTGCAGGAGACGGGCGGGAGGCACGCAGACGCCAGACGCGCAGCCAATGCCCTCTGCAAGGAAGGTAGTGATGGCGAGCGTCGGAATCGCACGGACAGCTGGGAGTCCGCAGTCGAGACCTCACCGGGAGGACGGCGTGGAACAGCGGCCGGCGGGCATGGGCGCGGCCGGGTGCTTCGGCAGGGGCGGCGTGGCGCGTCGGGCAGTGGCCGCGCGGCGCGGCCGGGCGAGGGCAGCGCGGCGGCCGGGCGTCGCGGCGCGGCCAGGCGATTCGGCAGGTGCGGCGCGGCCGGGCGGGGGCAGCGCGGCGGCCAGGCAGTGGCCTCGCGGCGCGGGCGGGCAGGGGCAGCGCGGCGGCCGGGCGACGCGGCGTTCGCGGGCAGTGGCAGGGGCGGGCGGCGCTG ACAACTGCACCAAGTTCGATGACATCTACACAAAGCACATCGACATCAACACTCGCCTCTCCAACTTTGCGGAGGACTGCTCGGTGCTCAATGCTGCTGCAGAGGTCAAACACGAGGAGGAGACCCTTGCAACCAGTCTGAAGATAGCTACAAGGGCCACCATGGAGAACACAGGCTGCGACTTCATCATGTCATAG